A single window of Undibacterium sp. 5I1 DNA harbors:
- a CDS encoding DUF1631 family protein, with product MDTIPLGLGNTTKKSEFSSSSRLLILQSLVPVATNRVSSQLEAFCARLTEALFKISDQTVRPEEATTSFHAYQLLKRNSTTFYRLVGGQINAALAKEVSTVNTRKKSKKEDEKQDFSLVTFEEMESKVLIRNLCQSLEVSNAEQLVALNIRIGHVLRRTPINVSQNPFRPELFVRAVYQAWMEFDTTPESHHLVLRLLQPNLFLQLAPILQEVNEALIARGILPDISESFRKNQRKSEFSRSDDIADRDPYLENKLRNIFSAQSNNQAVFSSSGQSGQTHQAGQTPQTGQAGQSNQTGQSEHAGKEHSLEWTGRETHTAGNVNHAEKITIDRNFFDYLTSIQRNNNLASATGNPDASALRQLSQQATSDSKLTHIDQNTIELLARIFDFVFNDPNIPGDIKGLIGQLQIPTLKVALMDKDFFFKETHPARVLIDTLAKSSILLNAESNSEDPLYQMIEGIVERVQQEFDQQIDLFSDVVSDLETFLKDEEQKIEDAIVQPVANALKQEKMRLAREFAEHDVSLRVETGEVAGFLETFLLEQWIRILTIAHSVKEQKPHALENALKTMDDLIWSLKPKNSAEERKSLVSKLPSMLTLLNAWLNAIKWDEPDRVIFFSKLAERHAAIARAPLEFSPRRQLEIAVNIAQRASERRLNRHVQDQIDQTDDEWVLLLESLERGIWIDFTRSNGSIARFKLAWVSPKRTRYIFTNRQGHDAFSIASEELANKFRNGEALLISADSVVDRALVEALRDPPN from the coding sequence ATGGACACTATCCCACTCGGACTTGGCAACACCACCAAAAAGAGCGAATTTTCTAGCTCGAGCAGACTATTGATTTTACAAAGTCTGGTACCGGTTGCGACTAATCGAGTCTCTTCTCAATTAGAGGCATTTTGTGCCCGGTTAACGGAGGCTTTGTTTAAGATTTCTGATCAAACGGTCAGGCCGGAAGAGGCGACTACTAGTTTTCATGCCTATCAGCTTTTAAAAAGAAACAGCACAACCTTTTATCGTTTGGTCGGTGGGCAAATTAATGCAGCGCTTGCCAAAGAAGTTAGCACTGTTAATACCCGCAAAAAGTCCAAAAAAGAAGATGAAAAACAAGACTTCTCGCTGGTCACCTTTGAGGAGATGGAAAGTAAAGTCTTGATCCGAAACTTGTGCCAATCTTTAGAAGTCAGCAATGCAGAGCAGTTAGTGGCATTGAATATCCGTATTGGACATGTCTTAAGGCGGACACCAATCAACGTGTCGCAGAATCCATTCCGGCCGGAGCTGTTTGTACGTGCGGTATATCAAGCCTGGATGGAATTCGACACCACACCAGAATCACACCATCTGGTATTACGGCTGTTGCAGCCTAATTTGTTTTTGCAGCTCGCACCGATATTGCAAGAGGTGAACGAGGCCTTAATCGCGCGTGGAATTTTGCCTGATATCAGCGAATCATTTAGGAAGAATCAGCGTAAAAGTGAGTTTAGCCGCTCTGATGATATTGCCGACCGTGATCCTTATTTAGAAAATAAACTCAGGAATATTTTTTCTGCACAATCAAATAATCAAGCTGTGTTCAGTTCATCCGGGCAGAGTGGTCAAACTCATCAAGCTGGCCAAACTCCTCAAACCGGCCAAGCTGGTCAATCTAATCAAACTGGTCAATCTGAGCATGCAGGAAAAGAACATTCTCTCGAGTGGACTGGTAGAGAAACACATACCGCAGGCAATGTTAATCATGCCGAGAAAATCACCATAGACCGTAACTTTTTTGACTACCTGACCAGCATACAAAGAAATAATAATTTGGCGTCTGCTACCGGCAATCCAGATGCGTCGGCTTTGCGCCAATTGTCGCAGCAAGCGACAAGCGATAGTAAGCTGACGCACATTGATCAAAATACGATAGAACTATTGGCACGTATTTTTGATTTTGTTTTTAATGATCCGAATATTCCAGGTGACATTAAAGGATTGATTGGGCAGTTGCAGATACCGACGCTCAAGGTTGCGTTGATGGATAAAGATTTTTTTTTCAAAGAAACGCATCCAGCGCGAGTTTTGATCGACACTCTCGCCAAGTCCAGTATTTTGTTGAATGCAGAGAGTAATAGCGAGGATCCCTTATATCAAATGATAGAAGGCATCGTCGAACGCGTGCAGCAAGAGTTTGATCAGCAAATCGATTTGTTTTCTGATGTGGTTTCTGATCTGGAAACCTTCCTCAAAGATGAAGAACAGAAGATAGAAGATGCGATAGTGCAGCCCGTTGCTAACGCGCTCAAGCAAGAAAAAATGCGCCTGGCGCGCGAATTTGCAGAGCATGACGTGTCTTTGCGGGTAGAGACAGGTGAAGTTGCCGGCTTCTTAGAAACCTTTTTACTAGAGCAATGGATACGTATTCTGACCATTGCGCACAGCGTAAAAGAGCAAAAGCCGCACGCTCTGGAAAACGCCTTAAAAACGATGGACGACCTGATCTGGAGCTTAAAGCCTAAGAACAGTGCCGAAGAACGTAAGAGCCTGGTCAGCAAATTACCATCGATGCTGACCTTGCTCAATGCCTGGTTAAATGCGATTAAATGGGATGAGCCAGATCGGGTGATTTTCTTTTCTAAGTTGGCCGAGCGGCACGCTGCCATTGCCCGCGCCCCGCTGGAGTTTTCACCGCGTCGTCAATTAGAAATCGCGGTGAACATTGCTCAGCGTGCGAGTGAGCGCCGCCTCAATCGTCATGTGCAAGACCAGATTGATCAAACGGATGATGAATGGGTATTATTGCTGGAGAGTTTGGAGAGAGGCATCTGGATCGACTTTACCCGCAGCAATGGCTCTATTGCGAGATTCAAACTAGCATGGGTTAGCCCAAAACGTACCCGCTATATTTTTACTAATCGTCAAGGGCATGACGCTTTTTCTATCGCCAGTGAAGAGCTGGCAAATAAATTCCGCAATGGAGAAGCGCTATTAATTTCAGCAGATTCTGTGGTTGACAGAGCGCTGGTCGAAGCGTTGCGCGATCCTCCAAATTAA
- a CDS encoding class 1 fructose-bisphosphatase encodes MKRVSLTQYLVEEQRLNNSIPAELRLLIEVVARACKTISHAVGKGALGEVLGTAGSENIQGEVQKKLDILSNEILLEANEWGGHLAAMASEEMESIHPIPNRYPKGEYMLLFDPLDGSSNIDVNVSIGTIFSVLKAPEGMAEPTEQDFMQAGNKQVAAGYAVYGPQTVLVLTTGNGVNCFTLDREMGSWVLTQQNMQIPVDTKEYAINASNARHWLPPVTRYVNELQAGVTGPRGKDFNMRWIASMVADVHRILNRGGVFMYPADAREPDKPGKLRLMYEANPMSFIVEQAGGASTDGKQRMLDIQPEKLHQRVPVFLGSKNEVELVTRYHQE; translated from the coding sequence ATGAAACGTGTCAGTCTGACCCAATATCTGGTCGAAGAACAACGCCTGAATAATTCGATTCCAGCAGAATTGCGCTTGTTGATCGAAGTCGTCGCACGCGCTTGCAAAACCATTAGTCATGCCGTCGGCAAAGGTGCCTTGGGCGAAGTCTTAGGTACCGCAGGTAGCGAAAATATTCAGGGCGAAGTGCAAAAGAAATTAGATATTTTGTCTAATGAAATTCTGCTGGAAGCCAATGAATGGGGCGGCCATCTGGCAGCGATGGCATCCGAGGAAATGGAAAGTATCCACCCAATTCCCAACCGGTATCCTAAAGGCGAATACATGTTGCTATTCGACCCGCTCGACGGCTCCAGCAATATTGATGTCAATGTTTCCATCGGTACGATTTTCTCCGTGCTCAAGGCACCAGAAGGTATGGCAGAGCCGACTGAGCAAGATTTTATGCAGGCCGGTAATAAGCAAGTTGCAGCGGGCTATGCGGTATATGGTCCGCAAACTGTGCTGGTGCTCACCACTGGCAATGGTGTAAATTGCTTTACCTTGGATAGGGAAATGGGTTCTTGGGTACTGACTCAACAAAACATGCAAATTCCCGTCGATACCAAAGAATATGCGATAAATGCCTCTAATGCGCGCCATTGGTTGCCGCCAGTGACTCGCTATGTTAATGAGTTACAGGCTGGCGTCACTGGTCCACGCGGTAAAGATTTTAATATGCGCTGGATTGCTTCTATGGTGGCTGACGTGCATCGTATTCTTAACCGTGGTGGTGTCTTCATGTACCCGGCTGATGCGCGTGAACCAGACAAGCCAGGCAAGCTACGTTTGATGTATGAAGCGAATCCTATGTCCTTCATCGTAGAACAAGCGGGTGGCGCATCCACCGATGGCAAGCAGCGTATGCTGGATATTCAGCCAGAGAAATTGCATCAACGCGTACCCGTTTTTCTGGGGTCGAAAAACGAAGTTGAGTTAGTGACTCGGTATCATCAGGAATAG
- a CDS encoding DUF4136 domain-containing protein: MKTGRTSPIRKSLLLLLATTSLLLAGCATSVTSRVSVFQEWPADIKDKSYVIERTEPQQNSPEYNSYEQLLRNKLQTLGFAEAGSEANAALKISMQYGTGLSEIQFSAPWDLALYDPFWGSHFRRGLIPRAYYYRYPYSYSPYYFGRTDSMLMSDLSVRRYYLHQLEIGIADKVSGKKLYEIKASTEQLSPEINLQMPYLIDSAFIDFPAKTGSTMEIELPIMK; this comes from the coding sequence ATGAAAACAGGAAGAACCTCCCCCATCAGAAAATCTCTTTTGTTATTACTGGCGACGACTAGCTTGTTGTTAGCGGGCTGCGCAACCAGCGTAACGAGCAGAGTCAGTGTTTTTCAGGAATGGCCAGCCGATATTAAAGATAAAAGCTATGTCATCGAGCGCACAGAGCCGCAACAAAATAGTCCTGAGTACAACAGCTATGAGCAATTATTGCGTAACAAATTACAGACATTAGGCTTTGCAGAAGCTGGCAGCGAGGCGAATGCGGCGCTTAAAATCAGCATGCAATACGGCACTGGCTTAAGTGAAATCCAATTCTCCGCACCTTGGGATTTAGCTTTGTATGACCCATTCTGGGGTAGCCATTTCAGAAGAGGCCTTATCCCGAGAGCCTATTACTATCGCTACCCTTATTCTTATTCGCCATACTATTTTGGGCGCACCGATAGCATGCTGATGTCAGATCTGAGCGTGCGACGTTACTATTTGCATCAATTAGAAATTGGCATTGCCGACAAAGTCAGCGGCAAAAAGCTGTATGAAATCAAAGCCAGTACCGAGCAATTGAGCCCAGAAATTAATCTGCAAATGCCGTATTTGATTGATAGCGCTTTTATTGATTTCCCCGCCAAAACTGGCAGTACGATGGAGATAGAATTACCAATTATGAAGTAA
- the ribA gene encoding GTP cyclohydrolase II encodes MSSHPSPASTLAGNPKSNDSNTSNPSSSSGQDLDYVTSCILPTTWATFQMHAFFEPATGKEHIALTLGDVANGEPVLARIHSECLTGDALFSQRCDCGPQLELALQKIAQEGRGALLYLRQEGRGIGLLNKVRAYHLQDLGADTVEANQQLGFAADLRNYSLCDPMLKHLGISSLKLMTNNPRKIAAMEGLNVKVTEHIPLVIKRNPHNDRYLSTKVTKLGHLIQPEL; translated from the coding sequence ATGTCCAGCCACCCATCGCCTGCAAGTACGCTCGCAGGTAATCCAAAATCTAACGACAGCAATACCAGCAACCCGAGCAGTAGCTCAGGTCAGGATTTGGATTATGTTACCTCCTGCATTTTGCCAACGACTTGGGCAACTTTTCAGATGCATGCTTTTTTTGAGCCAGCCACCGGCAAAGAGCATATTGCGCTGACCTTGGGTGATGTCGCCAACGGTGAACCTGTATTAGCCCGCATTCACTCAGAATGTCTGACCGGCGACGCCTTATTTAGCCAGCGCTGCGATTGCGGTCCGCAGCTGGAACTAGCATTACAAAAAATCGCCCAGGAAGGCCGCGGGGCTTTGCTGTATCTGCGCCAGGAAGGACGCGGTATTGGCTTGCTAAACAAAGTACGTGCGTATCATTTGCAAGACTTGGGTGCCGACACGGTAGAAGCCAATCAACAACTTGGGTTTGCTGCAGATTTACGTAACTACAGCCTGTGCGATCCTATGCTCAAGCATCTGGGCATTAGCTCGCTAAAACTGATGACCAATAATCCACGCAAAATCGCCGCGATGGAAGGATTAAACGTCAAGGTCACAGAGCATATCCCGCTAGTGATCAAACGCAATCCCCACAATGATCGCTATTTGAGTACCAAGGTTACCAAGCTGGGACATTTGATACAGCCGGAGTTGTAA
- the pepN gene encoding aminopeptidase N, with translation MRTDNNDTAVTPVTIYRKDYIAPGYWVDTVEMGFDLDPDATHVATRMVMRRNHDSSEKDIVLFGESLKLLQLRMNGVNLKKSAYKIEGETLRIANAPDEVTLEIETLIKPVKNTSLSGLYTSNQNFITQCEAEGFRKITWFPDRPDVMAKYTVMLRADKKKFPVLLSNGNLIEEGDLGDGRHYAKWEDPFKKPSYLFALVAGKLVCQEEKYKLKSGRKVLLQVWVENGNLDKTQHAMDSLKNSIRWDEERFGLELDLDRFMIVATGDFNMGAMENKGLNIFNTKYVLANPRVATDVDYAGIESVVGHEYFHNWTGNRVTCRDWFQLSLKEGLTVFRDQEFSADLVGTATGRAVKRIEDVRLLRQVQFSEDAGPMAHPVRPDSFVEINNFYTVTIYEKGSEVVRMYYTLLGHEGFRKGMDLYFQRHDGQAVECDDFRAAMADSSGRNLKQFERWYSQSGTPRVKVVTSFDADTKTYEIKLSQSCPATPGQPKKQAFHIPVAVGLLDAAGKDLPLNVEGQPATDKTTLVLELTQASQSFKFTGIAQEPTPSILRNFSAPVMLEIDYTDEQLGHLLAHDSDPFNRWEAGQRLAIRRLVKLTNAVQNAEVLELDSMFIEALRSTLNDKTLDPAFRELVLTLPSEAMIAEEFKVVDPQAIHIARKFVRSTLTQHLKADLLTTYEENLTPGKYSPDAVSAAKRALKNLALSYLLEWADDSTFDLAKTQFDEAENMTDRIAALTALTNFSGSAKNTKAAAQALNKFFRDFKKEALVIDKWFMLQGTARTTDVAKVRELMKYPAFTLSNPNRARSLVFSFCNANPSRFHAADGSGYALWAELVITLNKMNPQVAARLARSMDRWKKYPKNLQVHMKAALQSVADTKKLSSDVLEVVTKALAS, from the coding sequence ATGCGCACAGACAACAACGATACCGCAGTTACCCCAGTGACGATTTATCGCAAAGATTACATCGCTCCAGGATATTGGGTAGATACGGTCGAAATGGGTTTCGACCTCGACCCTGACGCTACCCATGTTGCCACCAGAATGGTGATGCGACGTAATCACGATAGCAGCGAAAAAGATATCGTGCTGTTTGGTGAGTCACTCAAATTGCTGCAACTGCGCATGAACGGTGTCAACCTCAAAAAGTCGGCGTACAAAATCGAAGGCGAAACACTACGTATCGCCAATGCGCCGGACGAAGTCACGCTAGAAATTGAAACGCTGATCAAGCCAGTCAAAAATACCTCCTTGTCCGGCTTGTACACCTCCAATCAAAACTTCATCACGCAATGTGAGGCAGAAGGTTTCCGCAAAATTACCTGGTTTCCGGATCGTCCTGATGTGATGGCGAAATACACCGTCATGCTGCGCGCCGATAAAAAGAAATTTCCGGTCTTGCTCTCCAACGGCAATCTGATTGAAGAAGGTGATCTGGGTGACGGCCGTCATTACGCCAAGTGGGAAGATCCGTTTAAAAAACCTTCTTATTTATTCGCGCTGGTTGCAGGTAAATTAGTGTGTCAGGAAGAAAAATACAAACTTAAATCTGGCCGTAAAGTCTTGTTGCAAGTGTGGGTAGAAAACGGCAATCTCGACAAAACCCAACATGCTATGGATTCGCTGAAAAACAGTATCCGTTGGGATGAGGAACGTTTCGGCCTGGAGTTGGATTTAGATCGTTTTATGATCGTTGCCACTGGTGACTTTAATATGGGTGCGATGGAAAACAAGGGTCTAAATATTTTCAACACCAAGTATGTACTAGCGAATCCACGTGTTGCAACGGACGTGGATTATGCCGGTATTGAATCGGTCGTCGGACACGAATATTTTCATAACTGGACCGGTAATCGCGTTACTTGCCGCGACTGGTTTCAGTTGTCGCTAAAAGAAGGCCTGACAGTATTCCGTGACCAGGAATTCTCTGCTGATCTGGTCGGTACTGCCACTGGCCGCGCCGTAAAACGGATAGAAGATGTGCGCTTGTTACGCCAAGTCCAGTTCTCTGAGGATGCAGGTCCGATGGCGCATCCTGTGCGTCCAGATTCTTTTGTTGAGATTAATAATTTTTATACTGTCACGATTTACGAAAAAGGGTCGGAAGTCGTACGTATGTATTACACCTTGCTCGGTCATGAAGGATTCCGTAAGGGCATGGATTTATACTTCCAGCGCCATGATGGGCAAGCAGTCGAGTGTGATGATTTCCGTGCGGCGATGGCGGATTCTTCCGGTCGCAATCTGAAGCAATTTGAACGCTGGTACAGCCAGTCTGGCACGCCTCGCGTCAAGGTCGTGACGAGCTTTGACGCCGATACAAAAACTTATGAAATTAAGCTGAGCCAGTCTTGCCCGGCGACGCCAGGTCAGCCAAAAAAACAGGCTTTCCATATTCCTGTTGCAGTCGGTTTGCTGGACGCGGCTGGTAAAGATTTACCATTAAACGTAGAGGGGCAGCCAGCCACGGATAAAACTACTTTAGTGCTGGAACTGACGCAAGCCAGCCAGAGCTTTAAGTTCACTGGCATTGCGCAAGAACCTACGCCATCAATTTTGCGTAATTTCTCTGCACCGGTCATGTTAGAGATTGATTACACCGATGAGCAACTCGGTCATTTGCTGGCACATGACAGTGATCCGTTTAATCGTTGGGAAGCCGGCCAACGTCTGGCAATACGTCGCTTAGTGAAGCTGACAAACGCAGTACAAAATGCGGAAGTCTTAGAACTGGACAGCATGTTTATCGAAGCGCTGCGGTCCACTTTAAATGACAAAACATTAGATCCGGCTTTCCGTGAACTGGTCTTGACCTTGCCATCCGAGGCAATGATCGCAGAAGAGTTTAAGGTGGTCGATCCGCAAGCGATCCATATCGCCAGAAAATTCGTCCGTAGCACTCTGACACAACATCTCAAAGCCGATCTATTGACGACCTATGAAGAGAATTTGACGCCAGGAAAATACAGTCCAGATGCAGTGTCTGCCGCTAAACGGGCGCTAAAAAATCTGGCATTGTCCTATCTGCTGGAGTGGGCGGATGACAGTACATTTGATCTGGCAAAAACCCAGTTTGATGAAGCCGAAAATATGACAGACAGAATTGCAGCGTTGACTGCCTTGACGAATTTTTCTGGCTCTGCCAAAAATACTAAAGCTGCTGCCCAGGCATTGAATAAGTTCTTCAGAGACTTCAAAAAAGAAGCTTTGGTCATCGATAAGTGGTTTATGTTGCAAGGCACGGCACGCACCACGGATGTGGCAAAGGTGCGCGAGTTAATGAAGTATCCAGCCTTTACTCTGAGTAACCCAAATCGTGCACGTAGTTTGGTGTTTAGTTTTTGTAATGCTAATCCGTCCCGCTTCCATGCGGCAGATGGCAGCGGTTATGCTTTATGGGCAGAATTAGTCATCACTTTAAACAAGATGAACCCACAAGTTGCTGCACGTTTAGCGCGCAGTATGGATCGTTGGAAAAAATATCCTAAGAATTTGCAAGTGCATATGAAGGCCGCTTTGCAAAGTGTTGCCGATACTAAAAAATTATCTAGCGATGTGTTGGAAGTGGTGACAAAAGCACTTGCTTCTTAA
- a CDS encoding branched-chain amino acid aminotransferase: MMITSTPTLLVTPSDHPLSDAQRAERMTNPSFGRIFTDHMVVIPYRNGAWQQGELKAYGPLSLDPAASALHYGQAIFEGFKAFSQPDGSVKTFRPDANSARFNRSAQRLAMPDLPGDIFMQAADALITMDKAWVPKNVGESLYLRPLMFATDPFLGVRPASEYLFVLFASPAGAYFPQGVKPVTVWISEDFVRAAPGGTGEAKCAGNYAASLVAQAQALEKGCDQVVWLDAVKREYIEEMGGMNLFFVYEEAGKTRIITPELTGTLLSGITRRSLLEMAKDLGYETEERKLTVQQWRDDIASGRMTEVFACGTAAVITPVGHVKAKNFEMQINQGENGKVTMALREALLALQHGTAEDTHGWMHSVC, encoded by the coding sequence ATGATGATCACCTCCACACCGACTCTGTTAGTAACACCCTCTGATCACCCGCTGAGCGATGCACAACGTGCCGAACGCATGACGAACCCGAGTTTTGGCCGAATTTTTACGGATCATATGGTGGTCATTCCTTATCGTAACGGCGCTTGGCAACAAGGCGAATTAAAAGCCTACGGCCCTTTAAGCCTGGACCCTGCGGCATCTGCACTACATTACGGCCAGGCTATTTTTGAAGGCTTTAAAGCCTTCAGCCAGCCGGATGGTAGTGTCAAAACCTTCCGACCAGATGCTAACAGCGCGCGCTTCAACCGCAGCGCACAGCGGCTGGCAATGCCGGATTTGCCCGGTGATATATTCATGCAAGCAGCAGACGCTTTAATCACCATGGATAAGGCCTGGGTACCCAAAAATGTGGGAGAAAGTCTGTACCTGCGACCACTGATGTTTGCCACTGATCCGTTTTTGGGTGTGCGCCCTGCCAGCGAATATCTGTTCGTCTTATTTGCCTCCCCCGCCGGCGCCTACTTTCCTCAAGGCGTTAAACCGGTGACGGTGTGGATCAGCGAAGATTTTGTCCGTGCAGCACCCGGCGGCACTGGAGAGGCGAAGTGCGCAGGCAATTATGCCGCCAGCTTGGTAGCGCAAGCGCAAGCGCTGGAAAAAGGCTGCGACCAGGTGGTGTGGCTGGATGCAGTAAAGCGCGAATACATAGAAGAAATGGGTGGGATGAACCTATTCTTTGTCTACGAAGAAGCAGGGAAAACTCGCATCATTACGCCAGAACTCACCGGCACGCTGCTATCCGGCATCACCCGTCGTAGTTTGCTGGAAATGGCCAAAGACTTGGGTTACGAAACAGAAGAACGCAAGCTCACAGTACAACAATGGCGCGACGACATCGCATCAGGGCGGATGACAGAAGTATTCGCCTGCGGTACAGCCGCCGTCATCACACCAGTCGGCCATGTCAAAGCAAAGAATTTTGAGATGCAAATCAACCAAGGTGAAAACGGCAAAGTCACTATGGCATTGCGTGAAGCTCTGCTGGCGCTACAGCACGGTACCGCGGAAGATACGCATGGCTGGATGCATAGCGTTTGCTAA